TCGAAGGCGCGCTGGCCTTCGGGACGTTGCAACCGCTTGCCTTCGCGCAGGCCGGTGACGTTGCGCACCTCCCCGGGCGGCCCATCGACCGCTTTGACGACGTCATAATCCCAGGCCAGCCCCCAGCTGGATTCCGCCATCGGATCGATGCGCGCCAGGCCCTTCCAGCGGCCGTTGCGGTCGCGAACGCGGCCGCCATCCGTCTCATGCATCAGCTTGACCACGGCGCGCGCGCCGGCCTGGATCCGAGTCGTGCGCGGCAGCCGCCGCTGCTCATATTCGAGCAGCGCGCCCGGTACGTCGTCCTGACGGCGCGCCAGCACGCGCGCGAACGTCCAGGCGTCCTCGATGCTCTGGCCGGCACCGGCAGCCAGGAACGGCACCATCGGGTGCGCGGCGTCGCCGAGCAGCGCGATGCGGCCGGAGGTCCAGCTGTCGATCGGGTCGCGATAATACATGCCAGTGATGAACGTGCTCCTGCACTGCTCCAGCATGGCGCGGGCGCGCGGCTCGGCATCGTCGAAGGAGCGCAACATCTCCGAGATGTCGCCGCTCTCGGTCCAGGATTCGCGCTGCACCTCATGCGCCGGCACCGACGCCAGGATGCTGTAGAGATTCTTCGGCCGCACCCAGTAGGTGATCAGGGTCCGGCCGGGGCCAAACCAGTAATTGCCGCGCTCTTCCAGCCCGAGGCCTTCGAGACGTTCGGCCGGGATCAGCGACCGCCACATCAGGATATTGGCGAAATGCTTTTCCTCGTTGCCGCGCAGATGCGCACGCACGGCCGAATGGATGCCGTCGCACCCCACCAGCGCGTCCGCACGCAGGACTTCGCCGGTCTGCAGCCGAACCTCGACGCCGTCCTTGTCCTGGGAGACCCCGACGCAGCGGGCGCCGAGGCGTTTCGCCTCGGCCGGAACCGCATCGAACAGAATCTGGATCAGGTCGGCGCGGTGGATATTGTACATCGGCGCGCCGTAACGCTCCGCAGCCTCGTCGCCGAGCGGCGCCTGGTACAGCATACGGCCGGTGCGCAGGTCGCGATAATCGTAAGACTGAGGCTTGACGCCGACGGCGCGCATCGCCTGCTCGAGGCCGAGTTCGCGCAGCACGATGGCCGCATTGCTGGCGAGCTGGATGCCGGCGCCGATCTCGGCCATCACCTCGGCCTGCTCCAGCACCAGCACGTCGATGCCTTGATGACGCAGCGCAATCGCAGTAGTTAGACCACCAATACCGCCGCCAGCGACGAGAACGCGCATGGTTTTCTCCTGGGATTTTTTATTAAGCGATTTCGCTTAATTTAGGATAAGGTCGTCAGCCATGTCAACCAAAATGCGTGCCGCGCCCCGCGCCGCATCGGAAGAGACCAGGAACCAGATCAAGGCGGCGGCGCAATTGCTGTTCGCCCGCCATGGCGCCGACGCGGTGACCGTGCAGCAGATCGTTGCCGCGGCCGGGCAGCGCAACAACGCCGCGCTGCACTATCACTTCGGCTCGAAGGAAGAACTGATCCGCCAGATGGTCGTCGATGGCGCAGCGGTGCTCGACGAACGGCGACAAGGCATGCTGCGCGACATGGAAGCGCGCGGCGGACCGGCGACGATCCGCGAGGTTCTGCTGATCCTGGTGATGCCGGTGATCGAGCTCGGCGACGACGAGCGCTGGCGCGGCTACATCCGTTTCACCTCGAACCTGCAGGCGTCCGATCCCAAGACGTTCCGGGAAGCACTCAACAATCGATGGAATGCCGGCTATGTCGCCTGCTTTACGCATTTGAAGCGGATGCTGCCGCTGCCGGCGGCGCTGGTCGATCAGCGCCTCTCGCTGCTGTCGATCTACTCCAACGCTATCCTGTCGGCGCGCGAGGCGGCGCAGGAAGCCCGCAAAGGCAGCAAGAGCCGCCTCTGGGATCAGCGTTTCACGATCGAAAACATTCTCGATACGCTGGAAGCAACGATCAGTTGCCCACCCTCTGCGCAGACGCTTGCCATTCTGGCATCTGACGTGCCTTGAGCGACGTCAGTCCTGCCAACAGCAGGCTGTCACGTTACGCCCACTCGCCCTTGCGGAACACCGGCACGCTGCGGCCATCGGCGTGGATGCCGTCGATGTCGGTCTCGGCCGAACCGATCATCCAGTCGATGTGAATGAGGCTCTTGTTGCCGCCCTGCGCCGCGATCTGCTCGGGCGTCAGGTTGCCGCCGTCAATGAAGCATTTCGAGTAGCACTGGCCGAGCGCGATATGCGAGGCCGCATTCTCGTCGAACAGCGTGTTGAAGAACAACAGTCCGCTTTTCGAGATCGGCGAGGAATGCGGCACCAGCGCCACTTCGCCGAGGCGCGCGGCGCCCTCATCGGTTTCCAGGACCTTCTTCAGGACTTCCTCGCCGCGCGAGGCTTTGGCCTCGACGATGCGGCCTTCCTCGAACCGCACCGCGATGTTGTCGATCAGG
The Bradyrhizobium sp. KBS0727 genome window above contains:
- a CDS encoding TetR/AcrR family transcriptional regulator: MSTKMRAAPRAASEETRNQIKAAAQLLFARHGADAVTVQQIVAAAGQRNNAALHYHFGSKEELIRQMVVDGAAVLDERRQGMLRDMEARGGPATIREVLLILVMPVIELGDDERWRGYIRFTSNLQASDPKTFREALNNRWNAGYVACFTHLKRMLPLPAALVDQRLSLLSIYSNAILSAREAAQEARKGSKSRLWDQRFTIENILDTLEATISCPPSAQTLAILASDVP
- a CDS encoding alpha/beta hydrolase fold domain-containing protein; its protein translation is MRVLVAGGGIGGLTTAIALRHQGIDVLVLEQAEVMAEIGAGIQLASNAAIVLRELGLEQAMRAVGVKPQSYDYRDLRTGRMLYQAPLGDEAAERYGAPMYNIHRADLIQILFDAVPAEAKRLGARCVGVSQDKDGVEVRLQTGEVLRADALVGCDGIHSAVRAHLRGNEEKHFANILMWRSLIPAERLEGLGLEERGNYWFGPGRTLITYWVRPKNLYSILASVPAHEVQRESWTESGDISEMLRSFDDAEPRARAMLEQCRSTFITGMYYRDPIDSWTSGRIALLGDAAHPMVPFLAAGAGQSIEDAWTFARVLARRQDDVPGALLEYEQRRLPRTTRIQAGARAVVKLMHETDGGRVRDRNGRWKGLARIDPMAESSWGLAWDYDVVKAVDGPPGEVRNVTGLREGKRLQRPEGQRAFDLWKHAFQPEDVARGHDGLREAYDRFLTTNFPLPEDVEAVEDELGDVKAWRVAAKDAPRGNVVLHFHGGGYLIGSAKASLEYAGRLAAAVNGVCYTAEYRLAPEHPYPAAIDDAISAYRALLARGIPASSILVSGESAGGGLAVALVLALRTAGDPLPAAILAVAPFTDLTVSGPSVRAFNGDDPAANRDLLKFMGASYFQGHEPTDPLVSPLYGDLAGLPPLFVTASQGEVLLSDTTRLAERAEKAGVDVTLRLVEDSVHVYTIFPFLPETQSTMAEVAHWAQRKLRRNDTQPQAAE